In Drosophila simulans strain w501 chromosome X, Prin_Dsim_3.1, whole genome shotgun sequence, one DNA window encodes the following:
- the LOC6726377 gene encoding coactosin-like protein, whose amino-acid sequence MSDGIEVEQLVESKPRRMPLATSLEKDSIREAYEDVRSDLTDTEWAVFKFDGAQIIVHARGQCFEEFRQQFGDSERAFGYIRIQMGDEMSKRKKFIFLTWIGQEVGVIQRAKMSTDKALIKDVLNNFAVELQAGVEAELDIELFREALNRAGGANYGTGIRDN is encoded by the exons ATGTCGGACGGCATCGAGGTCGAGCAATTGGTGGAGAGCAAGCCGAGAAGG ATGCCGCTGGCCACGTCGCTGGAGAAGGACTCGATTCGCGAGGCCTACGAGGATGTACGCTCCGATCTGACGGACACCGAGTGGGCGGTGTTCAAGTTCGATGGCGCCCAGATCATTGTACATGCGCGCGGTCAGTGCTTTGAGGAATTCCGACAGCAGTTCGGCGACTCGGAGCGCGCCTTTGGCTACATACGCATCCAGATGGGTGACGAGATGTCCAAGCGCAAGAAGTTCATCTTCCTGACGTGGATCGGGCAGGAGGTGGGCGTCATCCAGCGGGCCAAGATGTCCACGGACAAGGCGCTGATCAAGGATGTCCTCAAC AATTTTGCCGTGGAACTTCAGGCGGGAGTGGAGGCCGAGCTGGACATTGAGCTCTTCCGTGAGGCACTGAACCGTGCCGGCGGCGCCAACTACGGAACGGGCATCCGGGATAACTAA
- the LOC6726378 gene encoding uncharacterized protein LOC6726378, whose translation MDIDMSLDEIIERKRGQRGYRPIDRKFNANFSKPRQLLNKPFFKPSVARGSQSDPPAKRTFDARNKIAAKTRAKIADARDLINKSVRDSGIDARQLLERKKVRSAVPILIDAEEESFEPSHRARGKGVHIGQFGHRLISMSNHADGTIQAKWDSDDDVVGLGNHMLSGLHRTFDPMSNKPGQPFAPRRYIDLDNMQDLEDEEISRTLHLGQRRQALPHYSTGGLDLNRGNDVEMSMAPLNNKIDSNPFSIYEAARNRIERPVLTTDRRVVGRADTTNEPLERLHRDTANTSKLPESVRSRLFVSKKDPRISHGIYANENRRRAVGRGGGSDSDSGSDGDGNAAAPSKNKRRSPSPLSLGTSTSKGGYRLLVSNLHTNVTTADIRELFSDIGPVYDARVVRPGTAEVIYKSLEHAEKAVDTYHHRQFDDQPMHCVLVNPHSSRRSVHKASSRTVTTNSSGVEVDIDALHSVLFRDR comes from the exons ATGGACATCGATATGAGTCTGGACGAGATTATAGAGCGGAAGCGCGGGCAACGCGGCTATCGTCCCATCGACAGAAAGTT CAATGCGAACTTCTCCAAGCCGCGCCAGCTGCTGAACAAGCCTTTTTTCAAGCCATCGGTCGCTCGAGGATCTCAATCTGATCCGCCAGCAAAGCGGACCTTCGATGCCAGGAACAAGATCGCCGCGAAGACACGGGCCAAGATAGCCGATGCCCGGGATCTGATCAACAAGAGCGTGCGCGACTCGGGCATCGATGCCCGCCAGCTACTGGAGCGAAAGAAGGTCCGTTCGGCGGTCCCAATACTTATTGATGCAGAAGAGGAGTCGTTTGAGCCATCACATCGCGCACGCGGAAAGGGAGTGCACATCGGTCAGTTTGGTCACCGCCTTATTAGCATGTCAAACCATGCGGACGGCACCATTCAGGCGAAATGGGACTCAGACGACGATGTCGTGGGACTGGGTAACCACATGTTGTCCGGCTTGCATCGAACCTTTGACCCCATGTCCAATAAGCCGGGCCAACCCTTTGCTCCACGGCGCTATATTGATCTTGATAATATGCAGGACCTGGAGGATG AGGAAATATCTCGAACATTGCACTTAGGGCAGAGGAGGCAAGCGTTGCCACACTACTCCACTGGTGGCCTCGACCTGAACCGCGGCAACGACGTGGAAATGTCCATGGCTCCACTCAATAACAAAATAGATTCAAATCCATTCTCCATTTACGAGGCGGCCCGCAATCGCATTGAGCGTCCTGTGCTGACCACCGACCGACGCGTAGTTGGACGCGCAGATACCACCAATGAGCCTCTCGAGCGCCTCCACCGCGACACAGCAAACACAAGTAAACTCCCAGAATCGGTGCGGTCTCGTCTGTTTGTCAGTAAGAAGGATCCTCGCATTTCTCATGGGATCTACGCCAACGAGAACCGGAGAAGGGCCGTTGGTCGCGGTGGTGGTAGTGATAGCGATAGCGGTAGTGATGGTGATGGTAATGCAGCTGCTCCATCGAAGAACAAGCGCCGTTCGCCATCCCCATTGTCGCTGGGTACGTCGACCAGCAAGGGTGGATATCGCCTGCTGGTGAGCAATCTGCATACTAACGTGACCACTGCGGATATTCGCGAGCTTTTTAGCGACATCGGCCCAGTGTACGACGCTCGTGTGGTGCGTCCCGGCACCGCCGAAGTTATTTACAAGTCACTGGAACACGCCGAGAAGGCCGTAGATACCTATCACCATCGTCAGTTCGATGACCAGCCAATGCACTGTGTGCTCGTCAATCCGCACTCCTCCCGCCGCTCGGTGCACAAGGCCAG CTCTCGCACCGTGACCACCAACTCGTCTGGCGTGGAGGTGGACATCGATGCACTTCACTCGGTACTCTTCCGGGACCGCTAG
- the LOC27207183 gene encoding uncharacterized protein LOC27207183, with protein MDIDMSLDEIIERKRGQRGYRPIDRKFNANFSKPRQLLNKPFFKPSVARGSHSDPPAKRTFDARNKIAAKTRAKIADARDLINKSMRDSGIDARQLLERKKVRSAPPILIDAEEESFEPSHRARGKGVHIGQFGHRLISMSNHADGTIQAKWDSDDDVVGLGNHMLSGLHRTFNPMSNKPGQPFAPRRYIDLDNMQDLEDEEISRTLHLGQRKQALPHYSTGGLDLNRGNDVEMSMAPLNNKIDTNPFSIYEAARNRIERPLLTTRLVVGRADSTNEPLERRHRDTANTSKLPESVRSRLFVGKKDPRISHGIYANENRRRAVGRGGGSDSDSGSDGDGNAAAPSKNKRRSPSPLSLGTSTSKGGYRLLVSNLHTNVTTADIRELFSDIGPVYDARVVRPGTAEVIYKSLEHAEKAVDTYHHRQFDDQPMHCVLVNPHSSRRSVHKASSRTVTTNSSGVEVDIDALHSVLFRDR; from the exons ATGGACATCGATATGAGTCTGGACGAGATTATAGAGCGGAAGCGCGGGCAACGCGGCTATCGTCCCATCGACAGAAAGTT CAATGCGAACTTCTCCAAGCCGCGCCAGCTGCTGAACAAGCCTTTTTTCAAGCCATCGGTCGCTCGAGGATCTCACTCTGATCCGCCGGCAAAGCGGACCTTCGATGCCAGGAACAAGATCGCCGCGAAGACACGGGCCAAGATAGCCGATGCCCGGGATCTGATCAACAAGAGCATGCGCGACTCGGGCATCGATGCCCGACAGCTACTGGAGCGAAAGAAGGTCCGTTCGGCGCCCCCAATACTTATTGATGCAGAAGAGGAGTCGTTTGAGCCATCACATCGCGCACGCGGAAAGGGAGTGCACATCGGTCAGTTTGGTCACCGCCTTATTAGCATGTCAAACCATGCGGACGGCACCATTCAGGCGAAATGGGACTCAGACGACGATGTCGTGGGACTGGGTAACCACATGTTGTCCGGCTTGCATCGAACCTTTAACCCCATGTCAAATAAGCCGGGCCAACCCTTTGCTCCACGGCGCTATATTGATCTTGATAATATGCAGGACCTGGAGGATG AGGAAATATCTCGAACATTGCACTTAGGGCAGAGGAAGCAAGCGTTGCCACACTACTCCACTGGTGGCCTCGACCTGAACCGCGGCAACGACGTGGAGATGTCCATGGCTCCACTCAATAACAAAATAGATACAAATCCATTCTCCATTTACGAGGCGGCCCGCAATCGCATTGAGCGTCCTTTGCTGACCACCCGACTCGTAGTTGGACGCGCAGATTCCACCAATGAGCCTCTCGAGCGCCGCCACCGCGACACAGCAAACACAAGTAAACTCCCAGAATCCGTGCGGTCTCGTCTGTTTGTCGGTAAGAAGGATCCTCGCATTTCTCATGGGATCTACGCCAACGAGAACCGGAGAAGGGCCGTTGGTCGCGGTGGTGGTAGTGATAGCGATAGCGGTAGTGATGGTGATGGTAATGCAGCTGCTCCATCGAAGAACAAGCGCCGTTCGCCATCCCCATTGTCGCTGGGTACGTCGACCAGCAAGGGTGGATATCGCCTGCTGGTGAGCAATCTGCATACTAACGTGACCACTGCGGATATTCGCGAGCTTTTTAGCGACATCGGCCCAGTGTACGACGCTCGTGTGGTGCGTCCCGGCACCGCCGAAGTTATTTACAAGTCACTGGAACACGCCGAGAAGGCCGTAGATACCTATCACCATCGTCAGTTCGATGACCAGCCAATGCACTGTGTGCTCGTCAATCCGCACTCCTCCCGCCGCTCGGTGCACAAGGCCAG CTCTCGCACCGTGACCACCAACTCGTCTGGCGTGGAGGTGGACATCGATGCACTTCACTCGGTACTCTTCCGGGACCGCTAG
- the LOC6726380 gene encoding serine/threonine-protein kinase S6KL isoform X2, whose amino-acid sequence MGNSQPRNASRSRRTSQWPQGAAELGATASDHHYHQEELHQEQQQQQQPQQEQEQPSSRRIQFQAQTNQPAQSHPPGEEEQPVQSQQLSTWSLGSLSGGRLNWSFSGARNSFRHRNKATRKSLTSLHGSRRGKTQWHRPLTNSIFNSHFKESSKNDLYCIDHLVAKGAFGVVFKVSSKSDNSQCYALKVLKKSKLIEDNSVRQIKDEADIQKVCGHHPFIVKQIDLWQNRHNLHILSEYVPNGELFSKITHFSIDLVRLYIGEIALALDFLHNAGIIYRDAKPENILLTEQFHIKLTDFGLSKWLKLGANTRTMCGTFKYMAPEILCGEPYGHAVDWWALGVIACQMLTQKSPNIKRHLLRRRESVEPEDGLSNAPSIAQINGCLQDSDGDSEDFLPEEVQQLTHEGRDVLRKLLTIEPRQRIRSVMALQRIAIYKDYNLSSKQLLSLSPREIIARDGIRIYEDRQFDQLTNQCAIDAFLDF is encoded by the exons ATGGGCAACTCGCAACCGCGTAATgcaagcagaagcagaaggaCATCCCAGTGGCCACAAGGCGCAGCGGAACTAGGCGCCACAGCCAGCGATCACCACTACCACCAGGAGGAGCTgcatcaggagcagcagcagcaacaacagccgcaacaggagcaggagcaaccgagcagcaggaggatcCAGTTCCAGGCCCaaaccaaccagccagcacAGTCGCATCCTCCGGGCGAGGAGGAACAGCCTGTACAATCACAGCAG CTTTCCACCTGGAGTCTTGGCAGCCTTAGCGGAGGACGACTCAACTGGAGCTTCTCCGGTGCCCGCAACTCATTTCGCCATCGAAACAAGGCCACGCGAAAGAG CTTGACCTCACTTCATGGCTCTCGTCGTGGCAAGACTCAGTGGCACCGACCTCTGACCAACTCAATCTTCAACTCGCACTTTAAGGAGTCCAGCAAGAACGATCTGTACTGTATCGATCATTTGGTGGCCAAGGGAGCCTTCGGCGTGGTCTTCAAGGTGTCTAGCAAGAGTGACAACAGTCAGTGCTACGCCCTGAAGGTGCTGAAGAAATCAAAG CTCATAGAAGACAACAGCGTACGGCAGATTAAGGACGAGGCGGACATTCAGAAGGTTTGCGGCCATCATCCGTTTATCGTGAAGCAAATAGATCTGTGGCAAAACCGCCACAACCTCCATATTC TATCGGAGTACGTACCCAACGGCGAGTTGTTCTCGAAAATAACTCACTTCTCCATTGATCTGGTTCGCTTGTACATTGGCGAGATAGCACTTGCCTTAG ATTTTCTCCACAACGCTGGGATTATATATCGTGATGCGAAGCCGGAGAACATCCTGCTAACTGAACAGTTTCACATAAAGCTAACCGACTTCGGCCTTAGCAAGTGGCTCAAACTGGGGGCAAACACGCGCACCATGTGTGGCACTTTCAAATACATGG CCCCGGAGATTCTGTGCGGGGAACCTTATGGCCATGCGGTGGACTGGTGGGCCTTGGGCGTTATTGCCTGTCAGATGCTGACGCAGAAG TCGCCCAACATCAAACGTCACCTGCTGCGACGGCGGGAGAGTGTGGAGCCCGAGGACGGCCTGTCCAATGCCCCATCCATTGCCCAGATCAACGGCTGCCTGCAGGACAGTGACGGCGACAGCGAGGACTTCCTGCCGGAGGAGGTGCAGCAGCTCACCCACGAGGGCAGGGATGTGCTGCGCAAGCTGCTCACCATTGAGCCGCGCCAGCGTATCCGCAGTGTGATGGCGCTCCAGAGGATTGCCATCTACAAGGACTACAACCTGAGCTCCAAGCAGCTGCTAAGT CTCTCGCCGCGGGAGATTATAGCCAGGGATGGAATCCGTATCTACGAGGACAGGCAGTTCGACCAGCTGACCAATCAGTGTGCCATCGATGCCTTCCTGGACTTCTAG
- the LOC6726380 gene encoding serine/threonine-protein kinase S6KL isoform X1, whose protein sequence is MGNSQPRNASRSRRTSQWPQGAAELGATASDHHYHQEELHQEQQQQQQPQQEQEQPSSRRIQFQAQTNQPAQSHPPGEEEQPVQSQQQQLSTWSLGSLSGGRLNWSFSGARNSFRHRNKATRKSLTSLHGSRRGKTQWHRPLTNSIFNSHFKESSKNDLYCIDHLVAKGAFGVVFKVSSKSDNSQCYALKVLKKSKLIEDNSVRQIKDEADIQKVCGHHPFIVKQIDLWQNRHNLHILSEYVPNGELFSKITHFSIDLVRLYIGEIALALDFLHNAGIIYRDAKPENILLTEQFHIKLTDFGLSKWLKLGANTRTMCGTFKYMAPEILCGEPYGHAVDWWALGVIACQMLTQKSPNIKRHLLRRRESVEPEDGLSNAPSIAQINGCLQDSDGDSEDFLPEEVQQLTHEGRDVLRKLLTIEPRQRIRSVMALQRIAIYKDYNLSSKQLLSLSPREIIARDGIRIYEDRQFDQLTNQCAIDAFLDF, encoded by the exons ATGGGCAACTCGCAACCGCGTAATgcaagcagaagcagaaggaCATCCCAGTGGCCACAAGGCGCAGCGGAACTAGGCGCCACAGCCAGCGATCACCACTACCACCAGGAGGAGCTgcatcaggagcagcagcagcaacaacagccgcaacaggagcaggagcaaccgagcagcaggaggatcCAGTTCCAGGCCCaaaccaaccagccagcacAGTCGCATCCTCCGGGCGAGGAGGAACAGCCTGTACAATCACAGCAG CAACAGCTTTCCACCTGGAGTCTTGGCAGCCTTAGCGGAGGACGACTCAACTGGAGCTTCTCCGGTGCCCGCAACTCATTTCGCCATCGAAACAAGGCCACGCGAAAGAG CTTGACCTCACTTCATGGCTCTCGTCGTGGCAAGACTCAGTGGCACCGACCTCTGACCAACTCAATCTTCAACTCGCACTTTAAGGAGTCCAGCAAGAACGATCTGTACTGTATCGATCATTTGGTGGCCAAGGGAGCCTTCGGCGTGGTCTTCAAGGTGTCTAGCAAGAGTGACAACAGTCAGTGCTACGCCCTGAAGGTGCTGAAGAAATCAAAG CTCATAGAAGACAACAGCGTACGGCAGATTAAGGACGAGGCGGACATTCAGAAGGTTTGCGGCCATCATCCGTTTATCGTGAAGCAAATAGATCTGTGGCAAAACCGCCACAACCTCCATATTC TATCGGAGTACGTACCCAACGGCGAGTTGTTCTCGAAAATAACTCACTTCTCCATTGATCTGGTTCGCTTGTACATTGGCGAGATAGCACTTGCCTTAG ATTTTCTCCACAACGCTGGGATTATATATCGTGATGCGAAGCCGGAGAACATCCTGCTAACTGAACAGTTTCACATAAAGCTAACCGACTTCGGCCTTAGCAAGTGGCTCAAACTGGGGGCAAACACGCGCACCATGTGTGGCACTTTCAAATACATGG CCCCGGAGATTCTGTGCGGGGAACCTTATGGCCATGCGGTGGACTGGTGGGCCTTGGGCGTTATTGCCTGTCAGATGCTGACGCAGAAG TCGCCCAACATCAAACGTCACCTGCTGCGACGGCGGGAGAGTGTGGAGCCCGAGGACGGCCTGTCCAATGCCCCATCCATTGCCCAGATCAACGGCTGCCTGCAGGACAGTGACGGCGACAGCGAGGACTTCCTGCCGGAGGAGGTGCAGCAGCTCACCCACGAGGGCAGGGATGTGCTGCGCAAGCTGCTCACCATTGAGCCGCGCCAGCGTATCCGCAGTGTGATGGCGCTCCAGAGGATTGCCATCTACAAGGACTACAACCTGAGCTCCAAGCAGCTGCTAAGT CTCTCGCCGCGGGAGATTATAGCCAGGGATGGAATCCGTATCTACGAGGACAGGCAGTTCGACCAGCTGACCAATCAGTGTGCCATCGATGCCTTCCTGGACTTCTAG
- the LOC27208236 gene encoding autophagy-related protein 101, which translates to MNARSQVFDLTMEGRQVDEAVATIFHTVLFHRCLGKYMYTGDAQYSIGTVGYTDVDCNFIDFTYVCCTSDSLTHKVKRAINSFSEKLRSNESCGSGQISLEFFQKKKNRWPFPQESIPWEVWTVHLDLIKHENEDERQLCRENVSDLLTEKVIYITELMNRHDYVPKTPSQSELDLIFDTSFPDVQPYLFKFDYSTSGSAAPSMGNAMKKIIKETLAM; encoded by the coding sequence ATGAACGCGCGTTCGCAGGTTTTTGATCTGACCATGGAGGGTCGTCAGGTGGACGAGGCGGTGGCCACCATCTTTCACACCGTCCTCTTCCACCGCTGCCTGGGCAAGTATATGTACACGGGCGACGCCCAGTATTCGATTGGCACGGTCGGCTACACGGACGTCGATTGCAACTTCATCGACTTCACCTACGTGTGCTGCACCTCGGACAGCTTGACACACAAGGTGAAGCGGGCCATCAACTCGTTCAGCGAGAAGCTGCGCTCCAACGAGAGCTGTGGCTCCGGCCAGATCAGCCTGGAGTTCTTCCAGAAAAAGAAGAACCGCTGGCCCTTCCCGCAGGAGTCGATCCCATGGGAGGTGTGGACCGTGCACCTGGATCTGATCAAGCACGAAAACGAGGATGAGAGGCAGCTGTGCCGCGAGAATGTCTCCGATCTCCTGACCGAAAAGGTCATATACATCACCGAGCTGATGAATCGGCACGACTACGTGCCCAAGACGCCCAGCCAGAGCGAACTGGACCTGATCTTCGACACATCCTTTCCGGACGTGCAGCCGTATTTGTTTAAGTTTGACTACTCCACCTCGGGCTCGGCTGCTCCCTCCATGGGTAACGCCATGAAGAAGATCATCAAAGAAACGCTCGCAATGTGA
- the LOC6726381 gene encoding protein bangles and beads, which produces MKCQLLFVATVCLASVWALPVPDEEVAIQPDSGTKAELLTKTVLPTAVEPAPLKPEAEKPAETKTIEAKAAVPEQPAPITPAAEPAKEINSVELKSSAPDVETAPAIPEKKTLPEEVKPAQENAPVEAEKKQEKTARTEAEPAVEAQPQATKAIEQAPEAPAANAEVQKQVVDEVKPQEPKIDAKSAEEPAIPAVVAAEKETPVPEQPARQERINEIEQKDAKKDAAVPEEPAKAAEATPTAAPEAPKSDSNIQVIAPEKKSIESSPAAAAASPAAQAAQAKSGEAPKPVDQQKSTETVAESVPVLKTNAPLAPAGATKVTEAVKEQEKEQPAADTAAKALPEQKKTEETAAPEPAAAAAPAAVPEAKKIDEAPAAEPVVKGEEAIAKPIAQAPSAEPKKSSEEKSDKSESKVDESSESKESEESSESKEN; this is translated from the coding sequence ATGAAGTGCCAACTGCTTTTCGTGGCCACCGTGTGCCTGGCCAGCGTTTGGGCGCTTCCCGTGCCCGACGAGGAGGTGGCCATCCAGCCGGACAGCGGTACCAAGGCCGAGCTCCTGACCAAGACCGTGCTGCCCACCGCCGTTGAGCCTGCTCCCTTGAAGCCCGAGGCCGAGAAGCCGGCAGAGACCAAGACCATCGAAGCCAAGGCCGCCGTTCCAGAGCAGCCCGCACCCATCACTCCTGCCGCCGAGCCAGCCAAGGAGATCAACAGCGTGGAGCTCAAGTCGAGCGCGCCGGACGTAGAGACCGCCCCAGCTATTCCCGAGAAGAAGACCCTGCCCGAGGAGGTCAAGCCCGCCCAGGAGAACGCTCCCGTTGAGGCCGAGAAGAAGCAGGAGAAGACTGCCCGCACGGAGGCGGAACCCGCTGTCGAGGCTCAGCCCCAGGCCACCAAGGCCATTGAACAGGCCCCCGAAGCCCCAGCCGCCAATGCCGAGGTGCAGAAGCAAGTTGTCGACGAGGTCAAGCCCCAGGAGCCCAAGATCGATGCCAAGTCCGCCGAGGAGCCAGCGATTCCCGCCGTAGTTGCCGCCGAGAAAGAGACACCCGTGCCCGAGCAGCCCGCCCGCCAGGAGAGGATCAACGAAATCGAGCAGAAGGATGCCAAGAAGGACGCTGCTGTTCCCGAGGAGCCAGCCAAGGCCGCTGAAGCCACACCCACCGCCGCCCCTGAAGCCCCCAAGTCAGACTCCAACATCCAGGTGATTGCTCCCGAGAAGAAGTCCATCGAGTCATCCcccgctgctgcggctgcttctCCTGCCGCCCAGGCTGCCCAGGCCAAGTCCGGTGAGGCCCCCAAGCCAGTTGACCAGCAGAAGAGCACCGAAACCGTTGCCGAGTCCGTTCCCGTCCTAAAGACCAATGCCCCACTTGCTCCGGCCGGTGCCACCAAGGTGACGGAGGCTgtcaaggagcaggagaaggaaCAGCCTGCCGCTGATACCGCTGCCAAGGCCCTGCCAGAACAGAAGAAGACGGAGGAGACAGCAGCACCAGAGccagccgccgccgctgcccctgctgccgtGCCCGAGGCCAAGAAGATCGACGAAGCACCAGCTGCCGAGCCCGTGGTCAAGGGCGAGGAGGCCATTGCCAAGCCCATTGCCCAGGCACCGTCGGCCGAGCCCAAAAAGTCGTCGGAGGAAAAGTCCGACAAGTCCGAGTCCAAGGTCGATGAGTCCTCGGAGTCCAAGGAGTCGGAGGAGAGCAGCGAATCGAAGGAGAACTAG